Proteins from a genomic interval of Quercus lobata isolate SW786 chromosome 11, ValleyOak3.0 Primary Assembly, whole genome shotgun sequence:
- the LOC115966438 gene encoding zinc finger MYM-type protein 1-like, producing the protein MTERDREQDESERVRSVNPASSETHVGESETHAATRDEIHLPPLPLVAVARSAQPSFEPSQNHSSQLDIIIGKSGVAVGQQQVTREKKKVNVELPTTNVAIPIPENVDVPIPENADVSISQTQFQRIDLDSLDYDPGTRKQIWEYHVNQRDEIRRAYIKKGPHQPPLETFKKSGKRNRSFQASWYRNNSKWLEYSPTTDAAYCLPCFVFHNPNVVVGQNTFIVGGFRNWKKVGGKDCSFQVHIGKDPNSAHRVTEQMCKDLMNQSQHLQRVVDHFTTEQIANNRLQLKATIFIVQYLAFQAIAFRGRDESFSSLNRGNFHESLGIVTFWNEKVAEIIEKAPKNATYTSPRIQKEILHVFSAKVKKAIREEIGDAKFCIMVDEARDESMKEQMAVVFRYVDAEGFVKERFFGLIHVVDTAALTLKKGIYSLLSQYCLDIQNIRGQGYDGASNMRGMWNGLQALILNDCPYAYYIHCFAHRLQLALVKASKQVVPISHFFLTLLFLIKIVNASCKRNEQLKVANANEIACLIDLEELETGSGLNQIGTLNWHFTTT; encoded by the exons ATGacggagagagacagagagcaAGACGAGAGCGAGAGAGTGCGAAGTGTGAACCCAGCTTCGAGCGAGACCCACGTCGGCGAGAGCGAGACCCACGCTGCCACGCGAGACGAGATCCACTTGCCGCCGCTGCCGCTAGTTGCCGTTGCCCGATCTGCCCAGCCCAGCTTCGAGCCTTCACAGAATCACAGTTCACAG TTGGACATAATAATAGGGAAAAGTGGAGTTGCTGTTGGGCAACAACAAGtgacaagggaaaaaaaaaaag TCAACGTGGAATTGCCAACAACTAATGTTGCTATTCCAATTCCGGAAAATGTGGATGTTCCAATTCCGGAAAATGCGGATGTTTCAATCtctcaaacacaatttcaaagaatTGACCTTGATTCTTTGGATTATGATCCCGGAACACGCAAACAAATATGGGAATATCATGTTAATCAACGTGATGAAATTCGACGGGCTTACATTAAAAAAGGTCCGCACCAACCTCCTCTAGAGACATTCAAAAAAAGTGGAAAGCGCAATCGTAgctttcaagcttcttggtatagaaataattcaaaatggCTTGAATATTCTCCTACAACAGATGCAGCTTATTGTCTACCCTGCTTTGTCTTTCATAATCCAAATGTGGTTGTGGGACAAAATACATTCATTGTTGGTGGatttagaaattggaaaaagGTTGGGGGCAAAGATTGTTCTTTTCAAGTTCATATAGGAAAAGATCCTAACTCAGCTCATAGAGTTACTGAGCAAATGTGTAAGGATTTGATGAACCAATCGCAGCATTTGCAAAGGGTAGTTGATCATTTCACTACTgaacaaattgcaaataatcGGTTGCAACTGAAGGCCACAATTTTTATTGTCCAATATCTTGCCTTTCAAGCTATAGCTTTTAGAGGTCGAGATGAAAGTTTTAGTTCATTAAATCGTGGGAACTTTCATGAATCATTGGGTATTGTGACTTTTTGGAATGAGAAGGTTgctgaaataatagaaaaagctcCAAAAAATGCAACCTACACATCACCTAGGATTCAAAAGGAAATTCTACATGTTTTCTCAGCCAAAGTGAAGAAGGCCATTCGGGAAGAAATTGGTGATGCAAAGTTTTGCATAATGGTTGATGAAGCTCGTGATGAGTCCATGAAAGAGCAAATGGCTGTGGTGTTTAGATATGTTGATGCAGAAGGCTTTGTGAAAGAAcgcttttttgggcttattcatGTTGTTGACACTGCAGCTTTGACTCTAAAGAAGGGGATATATTCTTTGTTATCTCAATATTGCttagatatacaaaatattcgaGGGCAAGGATATGATGGAGCAAGCAACATGCGAGGTATGTGGAATGGATTacaagctttgattttgaatgattgcCCATATGCTTACTATATCCATTGTTTTGCACATCGCTTACAATTGGCATTAGTAAAAGCATCAAAACAAGTTGTTCCcattagtcatttttttcttacattgcTTTTTCTGATCAAAATTGTTAATGCTTCATGCAAGCGCAATGAGCAATTGAAAGTTGCGAATGCTAATGAAATAGCATGTTTGATTGATCTTGAAGAGCTTGAGACTGGAAGTGGACTTAATCAAATTGGCACTTTAAATTGGCACTTTACAACGACCTGA